Proteins from one Gibbsiella quercinecans genomic window:
- the rpoZ gene encoding DNA-directed RNA polymerase subunit omega, which produces MARVTVQDAVEKIGNRFDLVLVAARRARQIQVGGKEALVPEENDKYTVIALREIEEGLINNQILDVRERQEQQEQEAAEIQAVTAIAEGRR; this is translated from the coding sequence ATGGCACGCGTAACTGTTCAAGACGCTGTAGAGAAAATTGGTAACCGTTTTGACCTGGTGTTGGTCGCTGCTCGTCGGGCACGTCAAATCCAGGTTGGCGGCAAAGAAGCGCTGGTTCCTGAAGAGAATGACAAGTACACCGTTATCGCCCTGCGCGAAATCGAAGAAGGCTTGATCAACAATCAGATCCTTGATGTCCGTGAGCGCCAGGAACAGCAAGAGCAAGAAGCCGCAGAGATCCAAGCGGTAACTGCCATTGCTGAAGGCCGTCGTTAA
- the gmk gene encoding guanylate kinase: MAQGTLYIVSAPSGAGKSSLIQALLKTQPLYDTQVSVSHTTRARRPGENDGEHYFFVSKDEFQQMIAQDAFLEHAEVFGNYYGTSRAAIEQVLSTGVDVFLDIDWQGAQQIRAKMPRARSIFILPPSKEELGRRLRGRGQDSEDVIAKRMAQAVAEMTHYAEYDYLIVNDDFDLALSDLKTIIRAERLRLNRQALRHDALISKLLAD; encoded by the coding sequence ATGGCTCAAGGCACGCTTTATATTGTCTCTGCTCCCAGCGGCGCAGGGAAATCAAGCCTGATTCAGGCTTTGTTAAAAACGCAACCGTTGTACGACACGCAGGTGTCTGTCTCTCACACCACGCGCGCCAGGCGCCCGGGTGAAAACGACGGCGAACATTACTTTTTCGTTTCAAAAGACGAATTCCAGCAAATGATCGCGCAGGATGCGTTTCTTGAGCACGCCGAAGTGTTCGGCAACTATTACGGCACGTCGCGCGCCGCCATTGAACAGGTGCTGTCAACCGGCGTGGATGTGTTTCTGGATATTGACTGGCAGGGCGCGCAGCAAATTCGCGCCAAAATGCCGCGGGCGCGCAGCATCTTTATTCTGCCGCCTTCAAAGGAAGAGCTTGGCCGCCGCCTGCGTGGGCGCGGGCAAGATTCCGAAGACGTGATCGCAAAACGCATGGCGCAGGCCGTTGCCGAAATGACCCACTATGCGGAATACGATTACCTCATCGTCAATGATGATTTCGATCTGGCCTTGTCGGATCTGAAGACCATCATTCGCGCCGAACGCCTGCGTTTAAACCGGCAGGCACTGCGGCATGACGCTTTAATCAGCAAACTATTGGCAGACTGA
- the spoT gene encoding bifunctional GTP diphosphokinase/guanosine-3',5'-bis pyrophosphate 3'-pyrophosphohydrolase, with product MYLFESLNLLIQRYLPEDQIKRLKQAYLVARDAHEGQTRSSGEPYITHPVAVACILAEMRLDHETLMAALLHDVIEDTPATYQDMEQLFGKSVAELVEGVSKLDKLKFQDKKEAQAENFRKMIMAMVQDIRVVLIKLADRTHNMRTLGSLRPDKRRRIARETLEIYSPLAHRLGIHHLKTELEELGFEALYPNRYRVIKEVVKAARGNRKEMIQKILSEIEGRLTEAGIPCRVSGREKHLYSIYCKMHLKEQRFHSIMDIYAFRVIVKDVDTCYRVLGQAHSLYKPRPGRVKDYIAIPKANGYQSLHTSLIGPHGVPVEIQIRTEDMDQMAEMGVAAHWAYKEQGETGTTAQIRAQRWMQSLLELQQSAGSSFEFIESVKSDLFPDEIYVFTPEGRIVELPAGATPVDFAYAVHTDIGHACVGARVDRQPYPLSQALSSGQAVEIITAPGARPNAAWLNFVVSSKARAKIRQMLKNLKRDDSVGLGRRLLGHALGGSRKLAEIPPANIQHELDRMKLASFDDLLAEIGLGNAMSVVVAKNLQGEQSSLGAASGVRNLAIKGADGVLITFAKCCRPIPGDPIIAHVSPGKGLVIHHESCRNIRGYQKEPEKFMAVEWDKQTEQEFIAEIKVDMLNHQGALANLTAAINAAESNIQSLNTEEKDGRVYSVFIRLTTRDRVHLANIMRKIRIMPDVIKVNRNRN from the coding sequence TTGTACCTGTTTGAAAGCCTGAATCTGCTGATTCAACGTTACCTGCCTGAGGACCAGATTAAGCGCCTCAAACAGGCATACCTCGTTGCACGTGATGCTCACGAGGGCCAGACACGCTCCAGCGGTGAGCCCTACATCACCCATCCTGTCGCGGTGGCATGCATTCTGGCGGAGATGCGTCTTGATCATGAGACGCTGATGGCCGCGCTGTTGCACGATGTCATTGAAGACACGCCAGCCACCTATCAGGACATGGAACAGCTGTTCGGCAAAAGCGTCGCCGAACTGGTTGAAGGCGTCTCCAAGCTCGACAAGCTGAAATTCCAGGATAAGAAAGAAGCGCAGGCGGAAAACTTCCGCAAGATGATCATGGCGATGGTGCAAGACATCCGCGTGGTGCTCATCAAACTGGCCGACCGCACGCATAACATGCGCACCCTCGGTTCGCTGCGGCCCGATAAACGGCGCCGTATCGCGCGTGAAACCCTGGAAATCTATAGCCCGTTGGCCCACCGCCTGGGCATCCATCACCTGAAAACCGAGCTGGAAGAGCTGGGTTTTGAAGCCCTTTATCCAAACCGCTACCGCGTCATTAAAGAAGTGGTGAAAGCCGCGCGCGGTAATCGTAAGGAAATGATCCAGAAGATTCTTTCTGAGATCGAAGGGCGCCTGACCGAAGCGGGTATCCCCTGCCGCGTCAGCGGGCGAGAAAAGCACCTCTATTCCATTTATTGCAAGATGCACCTGAAAGAGCAGCGTTTCCATTCGATTATGGATATTTATGCCTTCCGGGTGATCGTCAAAGACGTGGATACCTGCTACCGCGTGCTGGGCCAGGCACACAGCCTGTACAAACCGCGCCCGGGCCGGGTTAAAGACTATATCGCTATCCCCAAGGCGAACGGCTACCAGTCGCTGCACACCTCGCTGATTGGGCCGCACGGCGTGCCGGTCGAGATTCAGATCCGTACCGAAGACATGGATCAGATGGCCGAAATGGGGGTTGCCGCGCACTGGGCGTATAAAGAGCAGGGCGAAACCGGCACCACCGCGCAAATCCGCGCCCAGCGCTGGATGCAGAGCCTGCTGGAACTGCAGCAAAGCGCCGGCAGCTCGTTTGAATTTATTGAGAGCGTAAAATCCGATCTGTTCCCGGATGAGATTTACGTCTTCACGCCGGAAGGGCGCATCGTCGAACTGCCGGCGGGCGCAACGCCGGTCGATTTTGCCTATGCGGTGCACACCGACATCGGCCATGCCTGCGTGGGCGCGCGCGTAGACCGCCAGCCTTATCCCCTTTCGCAGGCGCTAAGCAGCGGGCAGGCAGTGGAAATTATCACGGCGCCGGGCGCGCGGCCTAACGCCGCCTGGTTGAACTTTGTCGTCAGCTCGAAAGCGCGCGCCAAAATCCGCCAGATGTTGAAGAACCTCAAGCGCGACGATTCTGTTGGCCTTGGCCGCCGTCTATTGGGCCACGCGCTGGGCGGCAGCCGCAAGCTGGCGGAAATTCCGCCGGCCAATATCCAGCACGAGCTGGATCGTATGAAGCTGGCAAGCTTTGACGATCTGCTGGCGGAAATTGGCCTGGGCAATGCCATGAGCGTGGTGGTGGCGAAAAACCTGCAGGGCGAACAATCCAGCCTGGGTGCGGCTTCCGGCGTGCGCAACCTGGCGATCAAAGGCGCAGACGGCGTGTTGATCACCTTCGCCAAATGCTGCCGGCCGATTCCTGGCGATCCAATCATCGCCCACGTCAGCCCAGGGAAAGGGCTGGTTATCCACCATGAATCCTGCCGTAATATCCGCGGTTACCAAAAGGAACCGGAAAAGTTCATGGCGGTCGAATGGGATAAGCAAACCGAGCAGGAATTCATTGCCGAAATTAAAGTGGATATGCTCAACCATCAGGGCGCGCTGGCCAACCTGACGGCGGCCATCAATGCGGCCGAATCCAATATTCAAAGCCTGAATACCGAAGAGAAAGACGGCCGGGTATACAGCGTGTTTATCCGCTTGACCACCCGCGATCGCGTCCATTTGGCAAACATTATGCGTAAAATCCGTATTATGCCGGATGTGATTAAAGTCAACCGTAACCGAAACTAG
- a CDS encoding nucleobase:cation symporter-2 family protein — MTMQSAEQDVAAATAAQPRKSELIYRLEDRPPLPQTLFAAGQHLLAMFVAVITPALLICQALGLPAQDTQHIISMSLFASGLASILQIKTWGPVGSGLLSIQGTSFNFVSPLIMGGLALKNGGADVPTMMAALFGTLMVASCTEIVLSRVLHLARRIITPLVSGIVVMIIGLSLIQVGLTSVGGGYAAMNDHSFGAPKNLLLAGAVLLVIILLNRQRNPYLRVASLVIAMAVGYLLAWALDMLPESQPVANSAPITIPTPLYYGLGFDWNLLLPLMLIFMVTSLETIGDITATSDVSEQPVTGPLYMKRLKGGVLANGLNSMLSAVFNTFPNSCFGQNNGVIQLTGVASRYVGFVVALMLIVLGLFPAVAGFVQHIPEPVLGGATIVMFGTIAASGVRIVSREKLNRRAIMIMALSLAVGIGVSQQPLILQFAPDWLKTLLSSGIAAGGITAIVLNLLFPPEKE; from the coding sequence ATGACGATGCAATCTGCCGAACAGGATGTGGCCGCAGCCACAGCAGCCCAGCCCCGCAAAAGTGAACTGATTTACCGCCTGGAAGACCGGCCGCCGCTGCCGCAAACGCTGTTTGCCGCCGGCCAGCACCTGCTGGCGATGTTTGTCGCCGTGATTACGCCAGCCCTGTTGATTTGCCAGGCGCTCGGCCTGCCGGCGCAGGATACCCAACATATTATCAGCATGTCGCTCTTTGCTTCCGGGTTGGCTTCTATTCTGCAGATCAAGACCTGGGGGCCGGTGGGTTCCGGCCTGCTTTCCATTCAGGGCACCAGCTTTAACTTCGTGTCGCCGCTGATCATGGGCGGCCTGGCGCTGAAAAACGGCGGCGCGGATGTGCCAACCATGATGGCGGCGCTGTTCGGTACGCTGATGGTGGCCTCCTGCACCGAGATTGTGCTCTCGCGGGTACTGCACCTGGCGCGCCGCATCATTACGCCGCTGGTTTCCGGCATTGTGGTGATGATCATCGGCCTGTCGCTGATTCAGGTTGGCCTGACCTCCGTTGGCGGCGGCTATGCCGCGATGAACGATCACAGCTTCGGCGCCCCCAAAAACCTGTTGCTGGCCGGCGCTGTGCTGCTGGTGATTATCCTGCTCAACCGCCAGCGCAACCCCTACCTGCGCGTGGCTTCGCTGGTGATCGCCATGGCCGTGGGCTACCTGCTGGCCTGGGCGTTGGATATGCTGCCGGAAAGCCAACCGGTGGCCAACAGTGCGCCGATTACCATCCCCACCCCGCTTTACTACGGCCTGGGGTTTGACTGGAACCTGCTGCTGCCGCTGATGCTGATCTTTATGGTCACCTCTCTGGAAACCATCGGCGATATCACCGCCACCTCGGACGTGTCGGAACAACCGGTCACAGGCCCGCTATACATGAAGCGCCTGAAAGGCGGGGTGCTGGCCAACGGCCTGAATTCCATGCTGTCCGCCGTATTCAATACCTTCCCTAACTCCTGCTTCGGCCAGAACAATGGCGTGATCCAGTTGACCGGGGTCGCCAGCCGCTACGTCGGCTTTGTGGTGGCGCTGATGTTAATTGTGCTCGGCCTGTTCCCGGCGGTAGCCGGCTTTGTGCAGCATATCCCCGAGCCAGTGCTTGGCGGCGCGACCATCGTGATGTTCGGCACCATCGCCGCCTCGGGCGTGCGCATTGTTTCGCGTGAAAAGCTCAACCGCCGCGCGATCATGATCATGGCGCTGTCGCTGGCGGTCGGAATAGGGGTTTCCCAACAGCCGCTGATTTTGCAGTTTGCCCCTGACTGGCTGAAAACCCTGCTTTCTTCCGGTATTGCCGCCGGCGGTATCACCGCGATCGTGCTGAATTTGCTGTTCCCACCGGAAAAAGAATAA
- the ligB gene encoding NAD-dependent DNA ligase LigB, with translation MIQRGFYLAWRIGVGVAICSSAAAQTCPAWPPERLRQESAALQQRLEQWDLAYYQRGDRVIDDDLYDGLRQTLAVWRRCAGQAAGGEALPLLPGGKVAHPVAHTGLRKLPDARAVGAWISGRSDLWVQPKVDGVAVTLVYQQGKLVQAISRGNGLLGEDWLEKVKAIPSVPRRLHNAPARLVLQGEIFLQVNDHHQLSQGGINARAKVAGMLMRNPVSPALAQLGVFIWAWPDGPAAMSVRLRQLAEWGFPLALRYSQPVTALADVEKWRKHWQQAPLPFVTDGIVIHQGHAPPGRYWQNKPAEWAVAWKYPPLRQIAQVNGVAFSIGRTGNVSAVLQLAPVRMDDKWIRRVSVGPLSRWRQWDVVPGDQVAVSLMGHGIPHLDAVVWRVAERPVITAPDPKRYHALSCFSLQPGCQQQFLARLVWLSSANGLNINGVSGANWQALMNHGLVQRPLDWLALTPEQLAAVPGIGKVRAGEIHRRFQQTRQRPFAHWLVALGVPLSRVQAAGVTDWHHLQQLSVDQWREVAGIGAKRARLLQAYIQHPELAAMADVLGVQGIAGFYPRPAGEITLSRPSVSFPDAGS, from the coding sequence ATGATACAGCGGGGGTTTTATCTGGCCTGGCGCATCGGGGTTGGCGTGGCGATATGCAGTAGCGCGGCGGCGCAAACCTGCCCGGCCTGGCCGCCGGAACGCCTGCGCCAGGAAAGTGCGGCGCTGCAACAGCGGCTTGAGCAGTGGGATCTGGCCTATTACCAGCGTGGCGATAGAGTCATCGACGATGATCTCTATGACGGCCTGCGGCAGACGCTGGCGGTTTGGCGACGGTGTGCGGGGCAGGCCGCCGGCGGTGAGGCGCTGCCACTATTGCCGGGCGGAAAGGTAGCGCACCCGGTGGCTCACACCGGCCTGCGCAAATTACCTGATGCCCGTGCCGTTGGGGCGTGGATAAGCGGCCGCAGCGATTTATGGGTGCAGCCGAAGGTAGACGGCGTGGCCGTTACGCTGGTTTACCAGCAGGGGAAGCTGGTACAAGCGATTAGCCGGGGCAATGGGTTGCTGGGGGAAGACTGGCTGGAAAAGGTGAAAGCTATTCCCTCGGTTCCGCGACGGCTGCATAACGCGCCGGCAAGGCTGGTGCTGCAAGGGGAGATTTTCCTGCAGGTGAACGATCATCACCAGCTTAGCCAGGGGGGCATCAACGCGCGTGCCAAAGTGGCGGGTATGCTGATGCGCAACCCGGTATCGCCGGCCCTGGCGCAGCTTGGCGTGTTTATCTGGGCGTGGCCAGACGGCCCGGCAGCGATGTCGGTGCGCCTGCGGCAGTTAGCGGAGTGGGGTTTTCCGCTGGCCCTGCGGTATTCGCAACCGGTAACGGCCTTAGCGGACGTTGAAAAATGGCGTAAGCATTGGCAGCAGGCACCTTTGCCGTTCGTGACCGATGGGATTGTGATCCATCAGGGGCATGCCCCGCCGGGGCGCTATTGGCAAAATAAACCGGCAGAGTGGGCGGTTGCCTGGAAATATCCACCGTTACGCCAGATTGCGCAGGTTAACGGCGTCGCCTTTTCCATCGGGCGCACGGGCAATGTTAGCGCCGTGTTGCAGCTGGCACCGGTTCGGATGGATGATAAATGGATCCGGCGGGTGAGCGTCGGGCCGCTTTCGCGCTGGCGCCAGTGGGATGTCGTGCCTGGCGATCAGGTCGCCGTCAGCCTGATGGGGCATGGCATACCGCACCTTGATGCGGTGGTGTGGCGGGTGGCCGAACGGCCGGTCATCACGGCGCCCGATCCCAAGCGGTATCATGCGTTAAGCTGTTTTAGCCTGCAACCGGGCTGCCAACAGCAGTTTTTGGCCCGTTTGGTATGGTTGAGTAGTGCCAACGGGCTGAATATCAACGGGGTTAGCGGCGCTAACTGGCAGGCTCTAATGAACCACGGCCTGGTGCAGCGCCCGCTGGACTGGCTGGCGCTCACGCCGGAACAGTTGGCTGCGGTTCCCGGTATTGGCAAGGTGCGGGCCGGGGAGATTCATCGGCGTTTCCAACAAACCCGCCAACGGCCGTTTGCGCACTGGCTGGTTGCGCTGGGGGTGCCGTTATCCCGGGTTCAGGCCGCAGGCGTGACGGATTGGCACCATCTGCAACAGCTATCGGTTGATCAATGGCGTGAAGTTGCGGGAATTGGCGCGAAAAGAGCGCGTTTGCTGCAGGCGTATATTCAGCACCCTGAATTGGCGGCTATGGCTGATGTGCTGGGCGTGCAGGGGATCGCAGGTTTTTACCCACGGCCAGCCGGAGAGATAACCCTCTCCCGGCCAAGCGTTAGTTTTCCGGATGCTGGTAGTTAA
- the trmH gene encoding tRNA (guanosine(18)-2'-O)-methyltransferase TrmH, with protein sequence MSPERYARICEMLSTRQPDLSVCMEQVHKPHNVAAIIRTADAVGVPQVHAVWPAARMRTMVSSAAGSNSWVNVKTHPSIADAVAHLKGQDMQILATHLSPRAVDFREIDYTRPTCILLGQEKTGITPEALALADRDIIIPMIGMVQSLNVSVAAALILYEAQRQRQNAGMYRRDHCMLDKEEQQRLLFEGGYPVLANVAKRKGLPRPHIDEQGQVIADDTWWATMQATAVRR encoded by the coding sequence ATGAGCCCAGAACGCTATGCGCGGATTTGTGAAATGCTATCGACCCGGCAGCCGGATTTGTCCGTCTGCATGGAACAGGTGCACAAACCGCATAACGTCGCCGCCATTATCCGCACCGCCGATGCTGTCGGCGTGCCGCAGGTGCATGCCGTGTGGCCAGCCGCACGGATGCGTACCATGGTGTCTTCCGCCGCGGGCAGCAATAGCTGGGTCAATGTCAAAACACACCCGTCAATCGCTGATGCCGTCGCGCATCTGAAGGGCCAGGACATGCAAATCCTGGCCACTCACCTCTCCCCGCGCGCCGTGGACTTCCGGGAAATCGACTACACCCGGCCTACCTGCATCCTGCTGGGGCAAGAAAAAACCGGCATCACGCCGGAAGCCTTAGCCCTGGCCGATCGCGATATCATTATTCCGATGATTGGTATGGTGCAATCGCTTAACGTTTCCGTCGCCGCGGCTCTGATCCTCTACGAAGCGCAGCGCCAGCGGCAGAACGCCGGCATGTATCGGCGCGATCACTGTATGCTGGATAAGGAAGAGCAACAGCGCCTGCTGTTTGAAGGCGGTTACCCGGTGCTGGCCAACGTGGCCAAACGCAAAGGGCTTCCGCGCCCGCACATTGACGAACAGGGCCAGGTGATTGCCGACGACACATGGTGGGCAACCATGCAGGCAACGGCGGTGCGCAGATGA
- a CDS encoding AsmA family protein — protein sequence MKFIGKLLLTLLLLMVLAVVLLYTVGQTRWAAARLSGWISENSEYRLSIAKITHSWSQPGQISLAGVTLAKTGQAQLLAAEQIDLGLSLRQITAPRYFHSVTLRDGTLNVQSEAAAMPVQADVLQLSNMALQSNDATWQLSAQKVNAGITPWQPKPGHILGENNQFQFSAGTMTLNGIPASQVLVQGELKQNQLFLNDFGADLAQGDLTGMATRAADGSWQVERLRLSNVRLQTPLTLAQFWQRFTALPPVAIKRFDLIDARLEGNAWAFNDLDLSLQNVTFAQGDWHSEDGSLNFNASDLIDGGIHLIDPIMNMQLSPAGIAIQQFTTRWEGGLLRTSGNWLRSTHRLQLDEVAIAALEYTLPINWRELWLAPLPGWLQEVYVSKLSTNRNLLIDINPDFPFQITALDGYGSNLLLARDGQWGIWSGSLTLNGNDATFNKVDVRRPSLALTADDQNISVSELSAFMPNGLLDAKATIGQLPGKPFTLTLNGRSVPLNTLQQWGWQHVPLEGDGNLNLQLKGLLNSDGPFKDSVHGNLQATGKDGQTVNQQQP from the coding sequence ATGAAATTTATCGGGAAACTGTTGCTGACCTTGCTGCTGCTGATGGTGCTGGCCGTCGTGCTGCTGTACACCGTCGGCCAAACCCGTTGGGCCGCAGCCCGGCTCAGCGGCTGGATCAGCGAAAACAGCGAATATCGCCTGTCGATCGCCAAAATAACCCATAGCTGGAGCCAACCGGGGCAAATCAGCCTTGCAGGCGTGACGCTAGCGAAAACCGGCCAGGCGCAACTGCTGGCGGCGGAACAGATCGATCTTGGCCTGAGCCTGCGCCAGATTACCGCACCGCGTTATTTTCACAGCGTGACGCTGCGTGACGGCACGCTCAACGTGCAATCGGAGGCGGCGGCGATGCCGGTGCAAGCCGATGTGTTGCAGTTGAGCAACATGGCGCTCCAGTCCAACGACGCCACCTGGCAGCTCAGCGCGCAGAAGGTCAATGCCGGCATCACGCCGTGGCAGCCCAAGCCCGGCCATATTCTTGGTGAAAACAACCAGTTCCAGTTCAGCGCCGGCACCATGACGCTCAACGGTATCCCGGCCTCGCAGGTGCTGGTGCAGGGCGAACTCAAACAAAATCAGCTGTTCCTGAATGATTTCGGCGCCGATCTGGCCCAGGGCGATCTGACCGGCATGGCCACCCGCGCCGCCGACGGCAGCTGGCAGGTTGAGCGCCTGCGGCTGAGCAACGTGCGCCTGCAAACGCCACTGACGCTGGCACAGTTCTGGCAGCGCTTTACCGCCCTGCCGCCGGTGGCAATCAAACGCTTTGATCTGATCGACGCGCGCCTGGAAGGCAACGCCTGGGCGTTCAACGATCTGGATCTGTCGCTACAAAACGTCACTTTCGCACAGGGTGACTGGCACAGTGAAGACGGCTCGCTGAACTTCAATGCCAGCGATCTGATCGACGGCGGCATTCACCTGATCGATCCGATCATGAACATGCAACTTTCACCGGCCGGCATTGCTATCCAGCAGTTCACCACCCGCTGGGAAGGCGGCCTGCTGCGCACATCGGGCAACTGGTTGCGCAGCACCCATCGCCTGCAACTGGACGAGGTGGCGATCGCCGCACTGGAATATACCCTGCCCATCAACTGGCGCGAACTGTGGCTGGCGCCGCTGCCAGGCTGGCTCCAGGAGGTGTACGTCAGCAAGCTGAGCACCAACCGCAACCTGCTTATCGATATCAACCCGGATTTCCCGTTCCAGATCACCGCGCTGGACGGTTACGGCAGCAATTTGCTGCTGGCTCGCGATGGCCAGTGGGGGATTTGGTCCGGCTCGCTCACCCTGAACGGCAACGATGCCACCTTTAACAAGGTTGACGTGCGGCGCCCATCCCTGGCGTTGACCGCCGACGACCAGAATATTAGCGTGAGCGAACTCAGCGCCTTTATGCCAAACGGCCTGCTGGATGCTAAAGCGACGATCGGCCAACTGCCGGGCAAGCCGTTTACGTTAACCCTCAATGGCCGCTCGGTGCCGCTTAACACGCTGCAACAATGGGGGTGGCAGCATGTCCCGCTGGAGGGCGACGGCAACCTGAATCTGCAGTTGAAGGGGTTATTGAACAGCGACGGGCCGTTCAAGGATTCGGTACACGGCAACCTGCAGGCCACCGGCAAAGACGGGCAGACGGTGAACCAGCAGCAGCCATAA
- the recG gene encoding ATP-dependent DNA helicase RecG: MKGRLLDAVPLTSLSGVGASQAGKLAKIGLETIQDLLLHLPLRYEDRTRLYPINDLLPGIFATVEGEVLRSDISFGRRRMLTCQISDGTGLLTMRFFNFNAAMKNSLAAGRRVTAYGEIKRGNHGAEIIHPEYRIQGDHSDVELQESLTPVYPTTEGVRQATLRKLTDQALALLDTCPIAELLPPELSAGLISLPQALHTLHRPPPDIQLADLEQGKHPAQRRLILEELLAHNLSMLAVRAGAQRYQAQPLLPDDQLKTRFLAQLPFSPTGAQQRVVAEIEADMQNPFPMMRLVQGDVGSGKTLVAALAALHAIAHGKQVALMAPTELLAEQHANNFRQWFEPLGIKVGWLAGKQKGKARIAQQDAIASGEVSMVVGTHAIFQEQVQFNGLALVIIDEQHRFGVHQRLALWEKGEEQGYHAHQLIMTATPIPRTLAMTAYADLDTSVIDELPPGRTPVTTVAIPDTRRADIIQRVRSACLEESRQAYWVCTLIEESELLEAQAAEATWEELKAALPELNVALVHGRMKPQEKQAVMQAFKQGELQLLVATTVIEVGVDVPNASLMIIENPERLGLAQLHQLRGRVGRGAVASHCVLLYKTPLSKTAQKRLQVLRDSNDGFIIAQRDLEIRGPGELLGTRQTGSAEFKVADLLRDQALIPEVQRVARHIHQHYPEHARALIERWLPEKARYSNA; encoded by the coding sequence ATGAAAGGCCGCCTGCTGGACGCCGTTCCGCTCACCTCGCTTTCCGGGGTAGGAGCCAGCCAGGCAGGCAAACTGGCCAAAATCGGGCTGGAAACCATCCAGGATCTGCTGTTGCACCTGCCGTTGCGCTACGAAGACCGTACCCGCTTATACCCCATAAACGATCTGCTGCCCGGGATTTTCGCCACCGTTGAAGGTGAAGTGCTGCGCAGCGACATCAGCTTTGGCCGCCGCCGCATGCTGACCTGCCAAATCAGCGACGGCACCGGCCTTCTTACCATGCGCTTTTTCAATTTCAACGCGGCGATGAAAAACAGCCTGGCGGCCGGCCGGCGCGTTACCGCCTACGGTGAAATCAAACGCGGCAACCACGGCGCCGAAATCATCCACCCGGAATACCGCATTCAGGGAGATCACAGCGACGTCGAGCTGCAGGAATCACTGACGCCGGTTTACCCAACCACCGAAGGCGTGCGCCAGGCCACCTTGCGCAAACTGACCGACCAGGCGCTGGCGCTGCTTGATACCTGCCCGATCGCTGAACTGTTGCCGCCGGAACTGAGCGCCGGCCTGATAAGCCTGCCGCAGGCGCTGCATACCTTGCACCGCCCGCCGCCGGATATCCAACTGGCCGATCTGGAACAGGGTAAACACCCGGCGCAACGGCGCCTGATTCTGGAAGAGCTGCTGGCGCACAACCTGAGCATGCTGGCGGTACGTGCCGGCGCGCAGCGCTACCAGGCGCAGCCGCTGCTGCCGGACGACCAGTTGAAAACGCGCTTCCTGGCCCAGTTGCCGTTCTCGCCCACTGGGGCGCAGCAACGGGTGGTTGCCGAGATCGAAGCCGATATGCAAAACCCTTTCCCGATGATGCGCCTGGTGCAGGGCGACGTCGGCTCCGGTAAAACGTTGGTCGCCGCGTTGGCGGCGCTGCACGCCATCGCCCACGGTAAACAGGTGGCGCTGATGGCGCCCACTGAGCTGTTGGCCGAACAGCATGCCAATAACTTCCGCCAATGGTTCGAACCGCTGGGAATCAAGGTGGGGTGGCTGGCCGGCAAGCAAAAAGGCAAAGCGCGTATTGCGCAACAGGACGCCATCGCCAGCGGCGAAGTCTCGATGGTTGTCGGCACGCATGCCATCTTCCAGGAGCAAGTGCAGTTTAACGGGCTGGCATTGGTGATTATCGATGAACAGCACCGCTTTGGCGTGCACCAGCGCCTTGCCCTGTGGGAGAAAGGCGAAGAGCAAGGCTACCATGCCCACCAGTTGATCATGACCGCCACGCCCATCCCACGCACGCTGGCCATGACCGCCTATGCCGATCTGGACACCTCGGTGATTGACGAGCTGCCGCCGGGCCGTACGCCGGTGACCACCGTCGCCATCCCCGATACGCGGCGCGCCGACATTATCCAGCGGGTGCGCAGCGCCTGCCTGGAGGAAAGCCGGCAGGCCTACTGGGTCTGCACCCTGATAGAAGAATCCGAACTGCTTGAGGCCCAGGCGGCGGAAGCCACCTGGGAAGAATTGAAGGCCGCTCTGCCGGAGCTTAACGTGGCGCTGGTGCATGGGCGCATGAAGCCGCAGGAAAAACAGGCGGTGATGCAGGCATTCAAGCAGGGCGAACTGCAGTTGCTGGTGGCCACCACGGTGATCGAAGTGGGCGTCGACGTGCCGAACGCCAGCCTGATGATTATTGAAAACCCGGAGCGGCTGGGGTTGGCGCAGTTGCACCAGCTGCGCGGCCGCGTTGGCCGTGGCGCTGTGGCATCCCACTGCGTGTTGCTGTACAAAACCCCGCTGAGCAAAACAGCGCAAAAGCGCCTGCAGGTACTGCGCGACAGCAACGATGGCTTTATCATCGCCCAACGCGATCTGGAAATCCGCGGCCCCGGCGAACTGCTCGGCACCCGCCAGACCGGCAGCGCTGAATTCAAGGTGGCCGATTTGCTGCGCGATCAAGCACTGATCCCGGAAGTGCAGCGCGTGGCGCGCCATATCCACCAGCATTACCCCGAACACGCCAGAGCGCTGATCGAGCGCTGGCTGCCAGAAAAAGCCCGCTATTCAAACGCCTGA